From Algoriphagus sp. NG3, the proteins below share one genomic window:
- a CDS encoding IlvD/Edd family dehydratase codes for MSKKKLRSQDWYGRTGKDGFIYRSWMKNQGFPHHLFEGDKPVIGICNTWSELTPCNAHFRDLAEALKRGIWEAGGFPLEFPVMSLGECSIKPTAMLFRNLASMDVEESIRANPMDGVVLMCGCDKTTPSLVMGAASVDIPAMVLSGGPMLVGRFKGKKIGTSDVWRFAEDFKLGKITQEEFIEAEAAMSRSVGHCAPMGTASTMAAMVESLGLSLPDNATIPAADSRRKVLAHMTGMRIVEMVNEDMKMSKILTRKAFENSIMVNAALGGSTNFILHLTAIAKRIGVDLDLTDFDKFSSIIPLIANVQPSGEHWVEDLFYAGGLPAVMKEIEKHLHQDSITVNGKTLGENIEKAECYDRNLIGTFENPIKPDSGIAVLKGNLCPNGAVIKPSAASPHLLTHTGKAVVFEDIDDYKARVDSPDLEIDENSVMVMKNVGPKGYPGMPEVGNMGLPQKLLAKGIKDMVRISDGRMSGTGYGTVVLHVSPESAIGGPLAFVQTGDTIELNVPARTLNLMISEEEFEKRRATFKPLNLPYERGYVNLFLDKVNQAHEGVDFDFLQGSSGSEVKRDSH; via the coding sequence ATGTCAAAGAAAAAACTCCGAAGCCAAGACTGGTACGGCCGCACGGGAAAAGACGGATTTATATATCGCTCCTGGATGAAAAACCAGGGATTTCCCCACCATCTCTTCGAGGGGGACAAACCTGTAATCGGTATCTGCAATACCTGGTCTGAACTCACCCCATGTAATGCCCACTTTAGAGATCTCGCGGAGGCCTTGAAGCGGGGGATTTGGGAAGCAGGCGGTTTCCCGCTGGAATTCCCGGTAATGTCCCTCGGGGAATGCTCCATAAAACCCACTGCTATGCTGTTCCGGAACCTAGCCAGTATGGATGTGGAAGAAAGTATCCGTGCCAATCCAATGGATGGTGTAGTTCTTATGTGCGGTTGTGATAAAACCACCCCTTCACTCGTGATGGGTGCGGCTTCAGTGGATATTCCCGCTATGGTGCTATCCGGAGGCCCTATGCTCGTGGGAAGATTTAAAGGAAAAAAAATAGGCACCTCTGATGTCTGGCGATTTGCAGAAGATTTCAAATTGGGTAAAATCACCCAGGAGGAATTTATAGAAGCAGAGGCAGCCATGTCCCGATCAGTAGGCCACTGTGCTCCTATGGGCACTGCCTCCACTATGGCAGCGATGGTAGAGTCCCTAGGGCTTTCTCTTCCTGACAATGCTACCATCCCGGCTGCCGATTCCAGAAGAAAGGTACTTGCACACATGACCGGAATGCGCATCGTGGAAATGGTCAATGAAGATATGAAAATGAGCAAAATCCTGACTAGAAAGGCTTTTGAAAACTCAATCATGGTCAATGCCGCATTGGGCGGATCCACCAATTTCATCCTGCATCTCACTGCCATAGCCAAGCGGATCGGGGTAGATCTTGACTTGACAGATTTTGATAAATTCTCCTCTATCATCCCACTTATCGCCAATGTTCAGCCTTCTGGTGAGCATTGGGTAGAAGACCTCTTCTATGCAGGCGGACTGCCTGCTGTGATGAAAGAAATAGAAAAACACCTACACCAGGATTCGATCACCGTAAACGGGAAAACCTTAGGTGAAAACATAGAAAAAGCCGAATGTTACGATAGAAATCTTATCGGCACTTTTGAAAACCCTATAAAGCCTGATTCCGGAATAGCAGTGCTGAAAGGCAATCTCTGCCCGAATGGAGCGGTGATAAAACCTTCTGCCGCTTCTCCACATCTATTGACTCACACCGGAAAAGCTGTTGTATTTGAGGACATTGATGATTACAAAGCGAGAGTGGATTCTCCTGATCTGGAGATTGACGAAAACTCTGTAATGGTCATGAAAAACGTAGGGCCTAAAGGTTACCCAGGCATGCCGGAAGTGGGAAATATGGGTTTACCCCAAAAACTTCTTGCCAAAGGAATCAAGGATATGGTCAGAATCTCCGATGGCAGAATGAGCGGAACCGGTTATGGAACTGTGGTATTGCACGTTTCACCGGAATCAGCAATTGGCGGTCCTTTGGCTTTCGTGCAGACTGGAGACACTATAGAACTTAATGTCCCTGCCAGAACACTCAACCTGATGATTTCTGAAGAGGAATTTGAAAAAAGAAGGGCTACTTTCAAACCGCTGAATCTGCCTTATGAAAGAGGCTATGTCAACCTTTTCCTTGACAAGGTAAACCAGGCTCATGAAGGAGTGGATTTCGATTTCCTACAGGGCAGTTCAGGATCAGAGGTAAAACGGGATTCACATTAA
- the murA gene encoding UDP-N-acetylglucosamine 1-carboxyvinyltransferase has translation MGSFRVNGGLKLKGEIIPQGAKNEALQILCAVLLTPEKVTLEKVPNIVDVNKLIELLSDMGVKVTKQGPETYTFQADEINLEYMETQDYLKKASALRGSVMLLGPLLARFGKGKLSKPGGDKIGRRRMDTHFTGFQKLGAKFNYDSANEIFHINGQNLKGSYMLLDEASVTGTANIVMAASMAEGTTTIYNAACEPYLQQLCDMLNRMGAKISGVGSNLLTIEGVDKLGGTTHKMLPDMIEIGSFIGLAAMTQSEITIKDCQIPRLGNIPDTFRRMGIKLEFRGDDIHVPAQKHYEIETFIDGSILTVADAIWPGFTPDLLSIVLVTATQAKGTVLVHQKMFESRLFFVDKLIDMGAQIILCDPHRATVIGLDRKTELRGIRMTSPDIRAGVALLIAALSANGTSIIDNIEQIDRGYQNIDERLKALGADIERI, from the coding sequence ATGGGTTCATTTCGTGTCAATGGAGGACTTAAGCTTAAAGGTGAGATAATTCCCCAGGGAGCAAAAAACGAAGCATTACAGATTCTTTGCGCAGTCCTCCTTACTCCGGAGAAAGTCACCCTAGAAAAGGTCCCCAATATAGTAGATGTCAATAAGCTCATTGAGCTATTGAGCGATATGGGCGTAAAAGTCACCAAACAAGGTCCCGAAACTTATACTTTCCAAGCGGATGAGATCAATCTTGAGTATATGGAAACTCAGGATTATCTAAAAAAAGCATCTGCTCTAAGAGGCTCTGTAATGTTATTGGGTCCCCTTTTGGCAAGGTTTGGCAAGGGCAAACTGTCCAAGCCGGGTGGGGATAAAATCGGACGCAGAAGAATGGACACCCACTTTACAGGTTTTCAGAAACTAGGCGCTAAATTCAATTACGATTCGGCAAACGAAATTTTCCATATCAATGGCCAAAACCTAAAAGGCAGCTATATGCTCCTTGATGAAGCATCCGTAACGGGTACGGCAAATATCGTGATGGCCGCAAGTATGGCCGAAGGCACCACCACCATTTACAATGCTGCCTGTGAGCCTTACTTGCAGCAGCTTTGCGACATGCTGAATCGTATGGGAGCCAAAATATCGGGAGTGGGATCAAACCTGCTTACGATTGAAGGGGTAGATAAGCTGGGAGGTACTACTCACAAAATGCTTCCCGATATGATCGAGATCGGCTCATTCATAGGTCTCGCTGCCATGACCCAATCGGAGATCACCATCAAAGACTGCCAAATTCCCCGCTTGGGCAATATTCCTGATACGTTTAGAAGAATGGGAATAAAGCTGGAATTCCGGGGGGATGACATCCATGTACCCGCTCAAAAGCACTACGAAATTGAGACTTTTATAGACGGATCTATCCTTACTGTAGCAGATGCTATCTGGCCGGGTTTCACGCCTGATTTGCTCAGTATTGTGCTGGTGACAGCTACCCAGGCCAAAGGCACTGTGCTGGTGCATCAGAAGATGTTTGAGTCACGTCTCTTCTTCGTGGACAAACTCATCGATATGGGAGCGCAAATCATTCTGTGTGATCCGCATAGAGCTACAGTGATCGGATTGGACAGGAAAACCGAACTTCGTGGCATACGGATGACCTCCCCTGATATCCGTGCCGGGGTAGCCCTGCTAATCGCCGCACTGTCCGCCAACGGCACATCTATCATCGACAATATTGAACAGATAGACCGTGGCTATCAGAATATTGATGAGAGACTTAAAGCACTTGGAGCTGACATAGAGAGAATTTAA
- a CDS encoding DUF4290 domain-containing protein, which yields MEHFEPDKQKLILKEYGKNIQRLVDHITAIEDRDKRTQSAFTAIEIIKQLNPSLKQENDQKLWDDLYIMSDFKLEVDAPFPMPEKELLGKKPLPIGYPTSEIKFKHYGRNIEKLIEVAIKLEDDEEQEAAIIFIGQLMRSFHSTWNRENFDDAIILDDIKTLSKGKLHIDLEKVKENGLFESNTRRDFKPPLQEERSNAKNKRNGHSNKRRSNNGHNKKRRN from the coding sequence ATGGAGCACTTTGAACCAGACAAACAAAAACTCATTTTGAAAGAATACGGCAAAAACATTCAACGCCTCGTTGATCATATCACGGCGATTGAAGATCGCGATAAGCGCACCCAAAGTGCCTTCACAGCAATAGAAATCATCAAGCAATTGAATCCTTCCCTGAAACAGGAGAATGATCAAAAACTCTGGGACGACTTGTACATCATGTCTGATTTCAAACTGGAAGTGGACGCCCCATTTCCTATGCCCGAGAAAGAACTGCTAGGCAAAAAACCCTTGCCTATTGGATACCCTACCAGTGAGATCAAATTCAAACACTACGGCAGAAACATCGAAAAACTCATCGAAGTAGCTATCAAACTGGAGGACGACGAAGAGCAAGAGGCTGCCATCATTTTCATCGGACAATTGATGCGAAGCTTTCATTCCACATGGAACAGGGAAAATTTTGACGATGCCATAATCTTGGATGACATCAAGACGTTATCCAAAGGCAAACTGCACATAGACCTGGAAAAGGTAAAAGAGAACGGCTTGTTTGAATCAAATACACGTCGGGACTTTAAACCCCCACTTCAGGAAGAGCGCAGCAATGCTAAAAACAAGCGCAACGGTCACAGCAACAAGCGCCGCTCAAATAACGGACATAACAAAAAACGTAGGAATTAA